A part of Odontesthes bonariensis isolate fOdoBon6 chromosome 23, fOdoBon6.hap1, whole genome shotgun sequence genomic DNA contains:
- the ep300a gene encoding histone acetyltransferase p300 isoform X2, with translation MAENVLDSGPPSAKRPKLSSPALSASASDGNDFGSPFDLEHDLPDELISSNEPGLINGGDLSQLHTSLGGPAGLGPIGGNGGAGMGLGLGSGVPGGVGGGQDAVAKHKQLSELLRAGATASNQQGHQGAMGSPGGSTAMGQHLANIKASPGQGPQQMMGQGQQHLSPQQQASMMQQQQNAAAGMMSGMNRAMIGAQQKANNGQQQPGMIGNQVMNGSPRMGFGNQGMAGSSNLLAETLQQQGAGQAGMRGQPPGAMSKMGMMGNAGGPFGGPYGGQGNQGLGAAGLGPQLQSKGPMANSLAHFGVDKKSQPMQGMGAMGTQQSQAGVGGPSGGPVGGAQGILPSAQVGLVGAGGPASAASAAAGAPPTADPEKRKLIQQQLVLLLHAHKCQRREQANGEVRQCNLPHCRTMKNVLNHMTHCQAGKSCQVAHCASSRQIISHWKNCTRHDCPVCLPLKNAGDKRNPQSLLGAAAAGLGTSLGAVPGSQPSNPNLNPPSQIDPSSIERAYAALGLTYQGNQIQVQTAQPNMPNQGQAGMRPLNPMGVNPMGVNGGVGASTQSQQASLLQDTMMHLNVNSQSLMNDAGGVGSMPTAAPPSATGIRKGWHEDITQDLRNHLVHKLVQAIFPTPDPAALKDRRMENLVAYARKVEGDMYESANSRAEYYHLLAEKIYKIQKELEEKRRTRLQKQGLGIGPAGMGQPQTGLPPNGPLPDPSMVRPPGPNQMVNRMQGPGMTQFNQIGMQSMTQRSTPPLPIGPSGNQMIGMVGPRVGQPNVNQLQNQYLSQGQFPGPGPGVGAAQSGMAQPGAQGNMTQTQMGTPPSLSVPSPLAQPGSVGGVSTVGPMGPQSAGGGGPNSSVGAPASSVTPSNTNQQPNSIPHLGAMRGSSPSPAHSRSPTPHQTPPRLAGSQTPQPHTPSAPQLAQPSALQQNQLGQGPGSNKPLQQQQHMGPSGSTTPSHPGLASSSTPHSGQLPRTPLSQKGSFPADSQALTPASVSSLDTSSQQPQSNTSATNLEPKMEVKHQDDEEEGDGGGCSKGGKLSNHKTEEKPIKSELKKECSGEGGKGVPMDTSTTSQTTGIKLEDRKPEVKKEVKKEVKKEVKEEEETSEAVTPQTPAKKKIFKPEELRQALMPTLESLYRQDPESLPFRMPVDPQLLCIPDYFDIVKNPMDLSTIKRKLDTGQYQDPWQYVDDIWLMFNNAWLYNRKTSRVYKYCSKLAEVFEQEIDPVMQSLGYCCGRKLEFSPQTLCCYGKQLCTIPRDAVYFSYQNRYHYCEKCFNEIQGESVSLGDDPTQPQTSINKDQFEKKKNDTLDPELLVECMDCGRRMHQICVLHNDTIWPSGFVCDGCLKKTNKTRKENKYSAKRLPQTKLGCFLELRVNDFLKRQTQIEAGEVFIRVVHVSDKVVEVKPGMKSRFVDSGEMSESFPYRTKALFAFEDIDGSDVCFFGMHVQEYGSDCPQPNQRRVYISYLDSVHFFRPRSLRTAVYHEVLIGYLEYVKRLGYTTGHIWACPPSEGDDYIFHCHPVDQKIPKPKRLQEWYKKMLDKAVAERIVHDYKDVFKQATEDRLTSANELPYFEGDFWPNVLEEGIKELEQEEEERKREENSTSNESIDDTKSDSKNAKKKNNKKTSKNKSSLSRANKKKPGMPNVSNDLSQKLYATMEKHKEVFFVIRLIAAPMANALPPIVDPDPLMACDLMDGRDAFLTLARDKHLEFSSLRRSMWSSMCMLVELHNQSQDRFVYTCNECKHHVETRFHCTVCEDYDLCITCYNTKGHEHKMEKLGLGLDDESSNQAAATTQSPGDSRRLSIQRCIQSLVHACQCRNANCSLPSCQKMKRVVQHTKGCKRKTNGGCPICKQLIALCCYHAKHCQENKCPVPFCLNIKHKLRQQQLQHRLQQAQMLRRRMASMQRVGQPAAVGAPGGNGLPSPGGNNGATGPATPTSVGTQPPTPQTPTQGNMPALPQPQGVGMSGMGTPGQQLQVQQSGAIPPQHHLHQFQTVGAGGMMNSPQQQMVPQLQQQAPNVQQLQQQHPGGLPPYNPRPAGASPLHQSLGKPGLGPATPPQQQQQANQGQGSMPVHVRPPLAAVETALKIQRLAETQRQQAQAQIRGLGQGGMIPSHPHHQNSQAQMGMPHIGAQGMPPQAQGVVGRTILDPQQQGMLAGMQHGSSQSQLPPQVQQQLQQAQQIGGGQLQPTNQQWVAGGPPMNPQQRPGMMAHMAPQQQPGLPQQQQQPMNQQQPQPGNRGLMQVIGVSGAATGGSASIAGAAASGNLPQAALQELLRTLRSPSSPLQQQQVLNILRSNPTLMAAFIRQRAARYQGQGGPGGAGGPTQGGPAGVRFPGAAGGLPGVGGPGANQLANLDGQQQVNVNQTGQPGMNIAQGGAGGGNMPTMAQLQQLQQQQQQQQQQQQQQQQQQQQQRPMLPGNLQQQQMAALQQQQQGAMQAGQQGNMTNMNPQFRELMRRHLLQQQQQQQQQQQQQQQQQQMGNHGQFQQQQGQQSFVQHGQGQPSSQPQPAGGGVGVPQQQQQGGPQAGPGQGYSNSMSQVAAALQQRLQHQMQMQQQQQQQQQQQQQNSMGGHQGQDGGPSGAAGGPPLQPGQGGSGPGQQQSGVGGVSGGPVLPQTSQGMHHQNIHQRLLQQQHLGGGSPAHHSSPMSPQQQMAQSPHPHLQGQGGLGPAGSLGSQVRSPQPSPRPQSQPPHSSPSPRMQPSSQPQPSPHRISPHTQTGSPHPGHLSQHHPSMAPPQPPQAQQQGLPQQQPGSSVDPSQFSSEQNSIMSQLSGMTGMHGGQGGQSDMLGGNNNSSNNNNNNQELGTNINHNLM, from the exons ATGGCCGAGAACGTTCTGGACTCTGGCCCGCCTTCAGCCAAAAGGCCTAAACTCTCCTCTCCGGCACTTTCTGCCTCCGCCAGCGATGGAAATG ATTTTGGTTCACCGTTTGACTTGGAGCATGACCTCCCAGATGAGCTCATCAGTTCTAATGAACCAGGTTTGATCAATGGTGGGGACCTTAGCCAGCTGCACACCAGTCTGGGAGGACCTGCAGGGTTGGGTCCTATAGGGGGAAATGGAGGGGCAGGAATGGGTCTCGGGCTTGGCTCTGGAGTTCCTGGGGGTGTGGGTGGAGGCCAGGATGCAGTGGCCAAGCACAAACAATTGTCAGAGCTTTTGCGTGCAGGGGCAACTGCCTCGAATCAGCAAGGACATCAAGGAGCAATGGGAAGCCCAGGAGGCTCCACAGCCATGGGGCAGCACTTGGCGAACATAAAGGCATCCCCGGGTCAAGGGCCTCAGCAGATGATGGGTCAGGGGCAGCAGCACCTTTCCCCTCAGCAACAGGCCAGCATGATGCAGCAGCAACAGAATGCCGCTGCTGGAATGATGAGTGGCATGAACAGGGCCATGATTGGAGCGCAGCAGAAAGCCAATAAtggacagcagcagccaggcatgATTGGGAACCAGGTGATGAATGGCTCCCCCAGGATGGGCTTCGGTAATCAGGGAATGGCTGGCAGCAGCAACCTGTTGGCTGAGACCCTACAGCAGCAAGGAGCTGGGCAGGCCGGGATGAGAGGCCAGCCACCTGGAGCAATGAGCAAG ATGGGGATGATGGGGAACGCAGGGGGCCCTTTCGGAGGTCCATATGGAGGTCAAGGAAATCAAGGTCTGGGAGCTGCAGGGCTGGGCCCTCAACTTCAGAGCAAAGGTCCCATGGCCAACAGCCTGGCCCATTTCGGTGTGGACAAGAAAAGCCAGCCCATGCAAGGAATGGGTGCTATG GGCACCCAGCAGTCACAGGCAGGAGTGGGTGGTCCATCAGGTGGACCCGTGGGAGGAGCCCAGGGGATTTTGCCCAGCGCTCAGGTAGGCCTGGTAGGGGCCGGTGGTCCGGCCTCTGCAGCGTCTGCTGCGGCCGGAGCACCACCAACAGCTGACCCCGAGAAGCGTAAGCTAATCCAGCAGCAACTGGTGCTCCTTCTTCACGCACACAAGTGCCAGCGGCGGGAGCAAGCCAACGGAGAAGTCCGACAGTGCAACCTGCCCCACTGTCGCACCATGAAGAATGTGCTTAACCACATGACTCACTGCCAAGCTGGCAAATCCTGTCAAG TGGCTCACTGTGCATCCTCAAGGCAGATCATCTCTCATTGGAAGAACTGCACGCGGCACGACTGTCCCGTCTGCCTGCCGCTGAAGAATGCTGGAGACAAGAGGAATCCGCAGT CTCTACTTGGCGCGGCTGCTGCAGGACTGGGCACCTCTCTTGGGGCAGTTCCTGGTAGCCAACCAAGTAATCCCAACCTCAACCCACCCAGCCAGATTGACCCAAGCTCTATAGAAAGAGCCTATGCTGCCCTGGGCCTCACCTACCAGGGGAACCAGATTCAGGTTCAGACTGCCCAGCCCAACATGCCCAACCAGGGACAGGCTGGTATGAGGCCTCTGAATCCAATGG GTGTAAATCCTATGGGTGTCAATGGAGGTGTTGGTGCCTCCACTCAGAGCCAACAAGCAAGTCTGCTTCAGGATACCATGATGCATCTCAATGTGAACAGCCAAAG TCTGATGAATGATGCTGGTGGGGTAGGTTCCATGCCCACAGCAGCCCCTCCCTCTGCCACAGGCATAAGGAAAGGCTGGCATGAGGACATCACGCAGGACCTTCGAAACCACTTGGTGCACAAGCT TGTCCAGGCCATCTTTCCAACTCCAGATCCTGCTGCCCTCAAGGACCGTCGAATGGAGAACCTTGTGGCCTATGCCCGAAAAGTTGAGGGTGACATGTACGAGTCAGCCAACAGCAGA GCTGAGTACTACCACTTGCTGGCAGAGAAGATCTATAAGATTCAGAAAGAActggaggagaagaggaggacCCGGCTGCAGAAGCAGGGTCTGGGCATTGGGCCTGCTGGCATGGGTCAGCCTCAAACTGGGCTCCCTCCGA ATGGTCCACTCCCTGACCCTTCAATGGTGCGACCACCTGGACCAAATCAGATGGTCAACAGAATGCAAGGCCCAG gtATGACTCAGTTCAACCAGATAGGGATGCAGTCTATGACCCAGAGGTCCACACCTCCTCTCCCCATTGGACCATCTGGCAACCAG ATGATCGGAATGGTTGGACCCAGAGTGGGGCAGCCCAATGtcaaccagctgcagaaccagtaTCTGTCCCAGGGACAGTTTCCCGGCCCAGGGCCTGGAGTCGGAGCAGCTCAGTCTGGGATGGCCCAGCCTGGAGCGCAGGGAAACATGACACAG ACACAGATGGGAactcctccctctctctcagTTCCTAGTCCTCTAGCGCAGCCAGGCTCAGTCGGTGGAGTCTCCACAGTGGGGCCAATGGGTCCCCAGAGCGCGGGTGGTGGAGGTCCCAACTCATCTGTAGGAGCTCCTGCTTCCTCTGTGACTCCATCGAACACAAACCAGCAACCCAACTCCATCCCCCATTTGGGAGCCATGCGTGGCAGCTCTCCCTCTCCTGCACACAGTCGATCGCCTACACCCCACCAAACACCTCCCAGACTAGCTGGATCGCAGACTCCGCAACCACACACCCCCAGTGCACCGCAGTTGGCACAGCCTTCAGCCCTTCAACAGAATCAGCTTGGTCAGGGCCCTGGCTCCAACAAGccactccagcagcagcagcacatggGTCCCTCTGGTTCCACCACTCCATCTCACCCTGGACTGGCTTCCAGCTCAACACCACATAGTGGACAGTTACCGCGCACTCCG TTGTCCCAAAAAGGCTCATTCCCAGCAGACAGTCAGGCCCTGACTCCAGCCTCTGTCAGCAGTCTGGACACTTCGTCCCAGCAGCCACAGTCAAACACCTCAGCCACCAACCTCGAACCCAAGATGGAAGTCAAGCATCAGGATGATGAGGAAGAGGGCGACGGGGGCGGCTGTTCCAAAGGAGGGAAACTCAGCAATCACAAAACGGAGGAAAAGCCTATAAAATCCGAACTGAAGAAGGAGTGTTCTGGAGAGGGAGGTAAAGGAGTTCCTATGGATACCTCCACAACATCGCAGACAACAGGAATAAAGCTGGAAGACAGGAAACCGGAGGTGAAAAAGGAGGTGAAAAAGGAGGTGAAGAAAGAGgtgaaggaggaagaggagacctCGGAGGCAGTTACGCCACAGACTCCAGCGAAAAAGAAGA TCTTTAAGCCGGAGGAGCTCCGCCAGGCGCTGATGCCCACACTAGAATCCCTCTACAGACAGGACCCAGAGTCTCTGCCCTTCAGAATGCCCGTTGACCCACAACTGCTATGCATACCT GACTACTTTGACATTGTAAAAAACCCCATGGACCTATCAACTATCAAGCGAAAGTTAGACACAG GTCAGTACCAGGATCCCTGGCAGTATGTGGATGACATCTGGCTGATGTTCAACAATGCCTGGCTGTACAATCGGAAAACATCGCGAGTCTACAAGTACTGCTCCAAGCTGGCCGAAGTTTTCGAGCAGGAGATTGACCCTGTGATGCAAAGCCTCGGCTACTGTTGCGGAAGGAAG CTGGAGTTCTCTCCTCAGACACTGTGCTGCTATGGGAAGCAGCTCTGCACTATTCCCAGAGATGCTGTTTACTTCAGCTACCAGAACAG GTACCACTACTGTGAGAAGTGCTTCAACGAGATCCAGGGAGAAAGCGTATCCCTGGGTGACGACCCTACCCAGCCACAGAC GTCAATTAACAAGGATCAGtttgagaagaagaagaatgacACACTGGACCCTGAACT GCTTGTTGAATGTATGGACTGCGGGCGCAGGATGCATCAGATCTGTGTTTTGCACAATGACACAATCTGGCCATCAGG TTTTGTATGTGATGGCtgcttaaaaaagacaaataagacGAGGAAAGAGAACAAGTACTCTGCCAAAA GGTTGCCCCAGACTAAGTTGGGATGCTTTCTGGAGTTGAGGGTGAATGACTTCTTGAAGCGTCAGACCCAAATCGAGGCTGGAGAGGTTTTCATTCGCGTCGTCCACGTCTCTGACAAAGTGGTGGAAGTTAAACCAGGCATGAAGTCCAG ATTTGTGGACAGCGGCGAGATGTCGGAGTCTTTCCCATACAGGACAAAAGCCCTTTTTGCGTTTGAGGACATCGACGGTTCAGACGTCTGCTTCTTTGGCATGCATGTCCAGGAGTATGGGTCCGACTGCCCTCAGCCCAACCAGAG gcGAGTGTACATTTCCTACCTGGACAGCGTACACTTTTTTCGACCGCGCAGTCTTAGAACAGCAGTTTACCATGAAGTCCTCATTGGCTACTTGGAGTATGTCAAGAGGTTGGG TTACACCACTGGCCACATCTGGGCTTGCCCACCCAGTGAGGGTGACGACTATATCTTCCACTGCCACCCTGTAGATCAGAAGATCCCGAAGCCCAAACGACTTCAGGAGTGGTACAAGAAAATGCTAGACAAAGCCGTGGCAGAGCGAATAGTACACGACTACAAG GATGTCTTCAAGCAGGCGACAGAGGATCGCTTGACAAGTGCCAATGAACTGCCTTATTTTGAGGGTGACTTTTGGCCCAATGTGCTGGAGGAGGGCATCAAAGagctggagcaggaggaggaggagaggaaaaggGAGGAGAACAGCACTTCCAATGAGAGTATTGAC GACACAAAAAGTGACAGCAAAAAcgcaaagaagaagaacaacaaaAAGACGAGTAAGAACAAGAGCAGCTTGAGCCGAGCCAATAAGAAGAAGCCAGGGATGCCAAATGTCTCCAATGACCTTTCACAGAAACTCTATGCCACTATGGAAAAACACAAGGAG GTGTTCTTTGTGATCCGGTTGATTGCGGCCCCCATGGCGAATGCCTTGCCCCCCATTGTAGACCCAGATCCCCTCATGGCATGCGACCTCATGGACGGCCGTGATGCTTTCCTGACGCTAGCCCGGGACAAACACCTTGAGTTCAGCTCACTCAGGAGGTCCATGTGGAGCTCCATGTGCATGCTGGTGGAGTTGCATAACCAAAGCCAGGACCGCTTTGTTTACACGTGCAATGAGTGCAAGCACCACGTGGAGACTCGCTTCCACTGTACTGTTTGTGAG GATTACGACCTCTGCATCACGTGTTACAACACTAAGGGCCACGAGCACAAGATGGAGAAGCTCGGCCTCGGCTTGGATGATGAGAGCAGCAACCAGGCTGCTGCAACCACTCAGAGCCCCGGAGACTCGCGTCGCCTCAGCATCCAGCGTTGCATCCAGTCCCTCGTCCATGCATGCCAGTGTCGAAACGCAAACTGTTCACTGCCGTCCTGCCAGAAGATGAAACGCGTCGTTCAACACACAAAAGGTTGCAAGAGAAAAACCAACGGTGGCTGCCCCATCTGCAAGCAGCTCATTGCATTGTGTTGCTACCACGCTAAGCACTGTCAGGAGAACAAGTGTCCAGTTCCGTTCTGTCTAAATATCAAGCACAAGCTTCGCCAGCAGCAGCTGCAACACAGGCTGCAGCAAGCCCAGATGCTAAGAAGGAGAATGGCCAGCATGCAGAGGGTAGGCCAGCCTGCGGCAGTAGGTGCACCTGGGGGTAACGGCCTGCCCTCTCCAGGAGGCAATAATGGAGCAACTGGTCCTGCTACCCCTACATCAGTTGGCACGCAGCCTCCAACCCCACAGACGCCCACCCAGGGTAACATGCCTGCACTTCCTCAGCCGCAGGGAGTCGGGATGAGTGGAATGGGAACTCCAGGCCAACAACTGCAGGTTCAGCAAAGTGGTGCCATTCCCCCTCAACACCATCTCCATCAGTTTCAGACAGTGGGTGCAGGTGGGATGATGAATTCTCCTCAACAGCAGATGGTGcctcagctgcagcagcaagcTCCCAATGTCCAGCAGCTCCAGCAACAACATCCTGGAGGGTTGCCTCCGTACAACCCCAGACCAGCCGGAGCATCTCCTCTCCACCAGTCGCTGGGAAAACCTGGACTGGGTCCAGCCACTCcccctcagcagcagcaacaagcaAACCAGGGACAAGGGTCCATGCCGGTCCATGTCCGTCCCCCTCTGGCTGCTGTAGAGACAGCCCTAAAAATCCAGCgcctcgcagagacccaaagacAGCAAGCCCAAGCACAGATCCGGGGCTTGGGACAGGGGGGAATGATTCCCTCACATCCTCACCACCAGAACAGCCAGGCCCAGATGGGAATGCCCCACATTGGGGCCCAAGGCATGCCTCCCCAGGCTCAGGGTGTTGTTGGAAGAACTATTTTGGACCCACAGCAGCAGGGAATGCTCGCTGGAATGCAGCATGGTAGCTCTCAGTCGCAGTTGCCACCTcaagttcagcagcagctgcagcaggccCAGCAGATCGGCGGTGGACAGCTTCAGCCCACAAACCAGCAGTGGGTTGCTGGGGGACCACCTATGAACCCACAACAAAGACCAGGCATGATGGCTCACATGgcaccacagcagcagccaggacttccccaacaacagcagcaaccaATGAATCAGCAACAGCCTCAACCAGGAAACCGTGGGTTGATGCAGGTGATCGGTGTATCAGGAGCAGCAACGGGAGGATCTGCTTCCATAGCAGGGGCAGCTGCATCAGGAAACTTACCCCAGGCAGCGTTACAAGAGCTCCTGCGAACACTGCGCTCCCCAAGCTCACCCTTGCAACAGCAACAAGTCCTCAACATTCTCCGTTCcaacccaacccttatggctgctTTTATTCGGCAGAGAGCAGCCAGGTATCAAGGTCAGGGAGGTcctggaggagcaggaggaccCACACAAGGAGGTCCAGCAGGTGTGAGGTTCCCTGGAGCTGCTGGAGGGTTGCCTGGTGTAGGTGGGCCTGGAGCCAACCAGCTTGCTAATTTGGATGGACAACAGCAGGTAAATGTAAACCAGACAGGTCAGCCAGGGATGAATATAGCTCAAGGTGGAGCAGGGGGAGGAAATATGCCCACTATGGCTCAGCTCCAGCAGttgcaacagcaacagcaacagcaacagcaacagcaacagcaacagcagcagcagcagcagcagcagcgcccAATGTTGCCAGGGAATCTACAGCAACAGCAAATGGCTGCattgcagcagcaacagcagggAGCAATGCAAGCAGGGCAACAAGGAAACATGACAAATATGAATCCACAGTTCAGAGAGTTGATGAGAAGACACCtgttgcagcagcaacagcagcaacaacaacaacaacaacaacagcagcaacagcagcaaatGGGAAACCACGGGCAGTTCCAGCAACAGCAAGGCCAGCAAAGTTTCGTGCAGCATGGCCAGGGACAGCCTTCATCTCAGCCTCAGCCTGCAGGTGGAGGTGTGGGGGttccgcagcagcagcagcaaggagGACCACAGGCTGGACCAGGACAAGGATACTCTAACTCCATGTCACAAGTAGCTGCTGCACTTCAGCAAAGGCTCCAGCATCAGATGCAgatgcagcaacagcagcaacagcagcagcagcagcagcagcagaattcAATGGGTGGTCATCAAGGACAAGATGGGGGGCCCAGCGGGGCTGCTGGAGGACCACCGCTCCAGCCTGGACAAGGTGGATCGGGGCCGGGGCAACAACAAAGTGGAGTTGGAGGGGTCAGTGGTGGGCCCGTGCTGCCGCAGACGTCCCAAGGAATGCATCACCAGAACATTCACCAGAgactgctgcagcagcagcatctcGGAGGGGGCTCTCCTGCCCACCATAGCAGCCCTATGAGTCCCCAACAGCAGATGGCCCAGTCACCCCACCCCCATCTTCAAGGACAAGGAGGACTTGGTCCAGCTGGATCACTTGGCAGTCAGGTCAGGTCACCTCAGCCCTCACCGAGGCCGCAGTCGCAGCCTCCTCACTCCAGCCCATCCCCACGCATGCAGCCCTCCTCCCAACCTCAGCCGTCGCCTCATCGAATTTCCCCACATACCCAGACTGGGTCACCGCACCCGGGCCACTTAAGTCAACATCACCCAAGTATGGCACCACCCCAACCTCCACAAGCCCAACAGCAAGGgttgccccagcagcagccGGGTAGTTCGGTAGATCCCAGTCAGTTCAGCTCAGAACAGAACTCGATCATGTCTCAACTGAGTGGGATGACGGGGATGCACGGAGGACAGGGCGGGCAGTCGGACATGTTGGGAGGGAACaataacagcagcaacaacaacaacaacaatcagGAGCTGGGGACGAACATTAACCACAACCTTATGTAG